In the genome of Lysobacter sp. BMK333-48F3, the window CTCGCCGGAACCCGAAGGCCAGCCGCTGCCGTGGTGGCCCTGGGCCCTGGCCGGGCTGGCGCTGGGCGCGGCGCTGGCCTGGATCGGCGACCGCAGCCCGCGCGTGCTGGCCTTCGCCGCGTTGCCGCTGTGGGGCGCGCTGGGCGCGGTCGGCGCGGTGCTGGTCTACGCCTGGGCCGGCACTGGCCACGACTACATCTGGGCCAACCGCAACCTGCTGCTGTTCAACCCGCTGTGCCTGCTGCTGTGGCTGGGCGGCCTGCGCGCGCTGTTCGGCCGCGAGACCGGTTCGGGCTTCGTCTGGCTGACCGCGCTGGTGGCCCTGTGCGCGCTGGCGGCGCTGTTCCTGTATTGGCTGCCGGTGTACCCGCAGCGCAACCTGCATTGGATCGCGCTGTGGCTGCCGATCCACGTCGGCCTGTGGGTCGGCTTCCGCAAAGCCGCCCGATTGCGCTTGGCCTGAGGCTTGCCCGTGCCGGCGAGCGCGGGCAGGATGCCGGCATGACCACGCCCGACCTGCCCCAATGCGTCATCAACGCGGCCGCCTACGGCCGCGACGGCAAGCGCCGCGACATCGGCCTGGACGAGATCAGCGACGTGCTCGCCGTCGACGACGGCAGCTTCGTCTGGGTCGGCCTGTACGAGCCGGACGAAGGCATCCTGGACAAACTGCAGGAAGAATTCGGCCTGCACGACCTGGCGGTCGAGGACGCGCACAACGCCCACCAGCGACCGAAGATCGAGTCCTACGGCAACTCGCTGTTCATCGCCATCCATACCGCGCAGAAGATCGACAACCGGATCCGCTTCGGCGAGACCCACCTGTTCGTCGGCCCGCGCTACCTGGTCACCGTGCGCCACGGCGCCTCGGTCAGCTACAAGAACGCGCGGGCGCGGATGGAGCGCGAGCCCGACCTGCTCGAGCACGGCCCCGGCGCGGCGCTGTATTCGGTGCTCGACAGCGTGGTCGACAACTTCATGCCGATCGTCGAAGGCTTCACCCTGGAGCTCAACGAACTGGAGAAGGACATCTTCGCCGAGGATTTCCGCAAGGACACCGTGCAGGAACTGTACGACCTCAAGCGCGAACTGACCCGCCTGCGCATGGCGGTGTCGCCCTTGCAGGACATCCTGGGCCAGCTCGCGCGCTCGCGCGGCGGCCTGATCGACGAGGAAATCCAGCTGTATTTCCGCGACGTGCTCGACCATGCCGTGCGCATCAACGAAACCACCGACACCTTGCGCGAGATGCTGACCACCGCGGTCAGCGTCAACCTGTCGCTGGTGACCGTGCGCCAGGGCGAGATCGTCAAGCGCCTCGGCGCCTGGGCGGCGCTGCTGGCCGCGCCGACCCTGATCGCCAGCTGGTACGGAATGAACTTCACCCATATGCCGGAACTGGCCGGGCAGTGGAGCTACGCGATCCTGATCGGCACGGTGATCGCGGTCTGCATCGTGCTGTACTTCGGCTTCAAGCGGGCTAAGTGGTTGTAGGGGCGCGGTAAGGGCGAACAGCAAATCCCCCCTGCCCCCCTTTTTCAAAGGGGGGAACAGCAAGGGCGGCGGCCGCTTCAGAAACGACGGCGGCGGCAGCGGAAGCGGAAGCGACAGCAAAAGGCAGCGGCGATCGTTGCCAGCTGGGTACGCTCCGACTCGTGAGACGGGCCACCACTCCCGTTGCGACAGGCCACCATTCCTGCTGCGACAGGCCCCCACGCGCTGCCGCGCACGACAACTCGCCCCCTTTGAAAAAGGGGGCTGGCGCCTGAGACGGCACGAAGTCAGGCGGCTCCAGCGGCGCCGGGGGATTTGCTTTGGCTTTGGGCGCTTTGGTTTGGCCTTGGCTCAGCCCTCGCCGCACCGAGCCCGCCATCGGCACTCCCCGACGCCCGAAACCGCACCGCCAGCGGCCCGAATCGCCCCCTAAGACCAAAGTATCAGCCGGGTTTGCGGCATTGCGCATTGACCCGTGCCGCCCCCGGCGCGACCCTCTGAGGGTCAAACTGGGAGGGTCGTCATGAAAGGTGGTCTCGGCAAATTGGGCTGGGCGGCCCTCGCAGTCCTCGGGGCGTTCTGCCTCGGCACCATCGCGCTGCGTCGCGGCGAACACATCAACGCGTTGTGGATCGTGGTCGCGGCGGTGTCGATCTATCTGGTCGCCTACCGCTACTACTCGCTGTTCATCGCCAACAAGGTGATGCAGCTCGACCCCACCCGCGCTACGCCGGCGGTGATCCACAACGACGGCCTGGACTACGTGCCGACCAACAAGCACGTGCTGTTCGGCCACCATTTCGCCGCGATCGCCGGCGCCGGCCCGCTGGTCGGCCCGGTGCTGGCGGCGCAGATGGGCTACCTGCCCGGCCTGCTGTGGCTGATCGTTGGCGTGGTGCTGGCCGGCGCGGTGCAGGACTTCATGGTCCTGTTCGTGTCCAGCCGCCGCAACGGCCGCTCGCTCGGCGACCTGGTGCGCGAGGAGATGGGCCGCGTGCCCGGCACCATCGCCCTGTTCGGCGCCTTCCTGATCATGATCATCATCCTCGCCGTGCTGGCGATGATCGTGGTCAAGGCGCTGGCCGAAAGCCCCTGGGGCATGTTCACGGTGATCGCGACGATCCCGATCGCGGTGCTGATGGGCGTGTACATGCGCTACATCCGACCGGGCAAGATCGGCGAGATCTCGATCGTGGGCCTGGTCCTGCTGCTGGCGGCGATCTGGTACGGCGGCAAGGTCGCGGCCGATCCGGTGCTGGGCCCGGCCTTCACCTTCACCGGCACCCAGATCACCTGGATGCTGATCGGCTACGGCTTCGTCGCCGCGGTGCTGCCGGTGTGGCTGGTGCTGGCGCCGCGCGACTATCTGTCGACCTTCCTCAAGATCGGCACCATCGTCGGCCTGGCCATCGGCATCTTCATCGTCATGCCCGACCTGCGCATGCCGGCGCTGACCCAGTTCACCGACGGCAACGGCCCGGTGTGGAAGGGCGGCCTGTTCCCGTTCCTGTTCATCACCATCGCCTGCGGCGCGGTGTCCGGCTTCCATGCGCTGATCTCGTCCGGCACCACGCCCAAGCTGCTCGCCAACGAGTCGCACATGCGCTACATCGGCTACGGCGGCATGCTGATGGAGTCCTTCGTCGCGATCATGGCCCTGGTCGCCGCCTCGGTGATCGACCCGGGCGTGTACTTCGCCATGAACAGCCCCGCGGCCCTGGTCGGCAGCGACGTGCACGCGGTGTCGCAGACCATCAGCGGTTGGGGCTTCAGCGTCACCCCGGAAGTGCTGGAGGCCACCGCCAAGGACATCGGCGAACACACCATCCTCGCCCGCGCCGGCGGCGCGCCGACGCTGGCGGTCGGCATCGCCCAGATCCTGCACAACGTGCTGCCGGGCGAGAACACGATGGCGTTCTGGTACCACTTCGCGATCCTGTTCGAGGCCTTGTTCATCCTCACCGCGGTCGACGCCGGCACCCGCGCCGGCCGCTTCATGCTGCAGGACCTGCTCGGCAGCTTCGTGCCGGCGCTGCGCCGCACCGAGGCCTGGGGCCCGAACCTGCTCGCCACCGCCGGCTGCGTCGCCTTGTGGGGCTACTTCCTGTACCAGGGCGTGGTCGATCCGCTCGGCGGCATCAACACCTTGTGGCCGCTGTTCGGCATCGCCAACCAGATGCTCGCCGGCATCGCCCTGATGCTGTGCACGGTGGCGCTGTTCAAGCTCAAGCGCGACCGCTACGCCTGGGTCACCATCGTGCCGACGGCGTGGCTGCTGATCTGCACCAGCGCGGCCGGCCTGATCAAGATCTTCGACGGCAATCCGGCGGTCGGTTTCCTCGCCCAGGCCAACAAGTACAGCGCCGCGATCGCCAAGGGCGAAGTGGTCGCGCCGGCCAAGAGCATCGAGCAGATGCAGCAGATCATGGTCAACAGCTACGTCAACACCGGCCTGACCGCGCTGTTCCTGTTCGTGGTGTTCAGCGTGCTGGCGTACTCGATCGGCGCCGTGCTCAAGGCCCGCGCCAACCCGCAGCGCAGCGACCGCGAGTCGCCCTACGTGGCCCTGAAGCCGCACGAAATGGGGAATATCTGAGATGGGCACCGCACTCGTCCCGGCCAGCCAGTACCAGTTGTACAAGCGCACCTGGCGCCGCCTGGTGCAGACCGCGCGGCTGTGCTGCGGGGTGCCGGACTACGACAACTATGTCCGCCACCTGATGGAGAAGCACCCGGAGCGGCCGATCCCGGACTACGCGACCTTCTTCCGCGAACGCCAGCAGGCGCGCTACGGCGGCGGGCGGTTCGGCTGTTGCTGAGCCGCTGCGACGCGAGCGACGAAAACGAAAAGGGCCGCCTCCGGGCGGCCTTTTTTTAGCGACGTTCTTTGGTCGGCGTTGCCGCCCCCCGGTAGGAGCGGCGCAAGCCGCGACAACCGAAGCGTTGCGATACCACGCCACCGACCGCAGCCGACGATCGCGGAGATCCGCTTCGGCCACCGCGCTCGCGTACCTCGTCTCTCCTGTCGCGGCTAACGCCGCTCCTACAAGACAATCAGACCGGCGCGGCGCCGGCCAGCGAGCGCAGGGTGATCCCGACCACGTAGGCCAGGCCGGTGCCGGTGGCGTAGCCGAGCGCGCCGAGCAGGGCGCCGACCGGCGCCAGCGAGGGATGGAAGGCCGAAGCCACCACCGGCGCCGAAGCCGGCCCGCCGATGTTGCTCTGCGAGCCGATCGCGAAATAGAACAGCGGCACCCGCAGCAAGCGGCCCACGCCCCACAGGATCGCGATATGCACGGCGATCCAGATCAGGCCCAGGGCGAACAGCCAGGGCTTGTCGAGCAGGGCCAGGATGTCCATCTGCAGGCCGATGCAGGCGATCAGGAAATACAGCAGCAGGCTGCCGATCTTGGAGGCGCCGGCGCCTTCCAGCTCGCGCGCGCGGGTGAAGCTCAGGCCCAGGCCGGCGAAGGTCGAGATCGCCACCACCCAGAAGAACGGCTCGTGCAGGCTGACCGTGCGCGCCCAGGACACGTTGGCGCCGAACCAGGCCGACAGCGGCGCGGCCAGGGCATGGGCCAGGCCGACCACGCCGAAGGCGATGCCGACGATCATCGCCAGGTCGGTCAGGCTGGTCACGCGCTGGTGCTGGGCCTGGAAGCTCTCGATCCGGCGCTTGAGTTCCTCGATGCCGCTAGTGTCGGCGCCGCTGCGCGCGTCGATCGCCTCGGCCCGGCTGGCCAGGAAGATCAGCACCGCCATCCAGACATAGCCGACGCCGACGTCGACCACCGCGAACTGGCCGAAGGTGGTCGCGTCGACCTGGAAGATCTCCTTCATCGCCAGCATGTTGGCGCCGCCGCCGATCCAGCTCCCGGCCAGCGCGGCCATGCCGCCCCAAGTGTCGCCGGCCACCGTTTCCGGATGCAGCGCGCGCATGACCAGGAACGCGACCACCGCGCCCAGCATCACGCTCAGCGAGGACACCGCGTACATCGCCAGCAGCTTGGGACCGAGCTTGAGCACGCCCTTGAGATCGATGGTCAGGGTCAGCAACACCAGCGCCGCCGGCAGCAGCACCCGGCTGGCGACCGGGTTGTAGAGCTTGGTGTTTTGGCCGTCGACTAGGCCGATGGTGTTGTAGATGCCGGGGATGAAGTAGCACAGCAGCAAGGCCGGGACGAAGGTGTAGAACTTCTTCCACAACCCGGTCTCGCGCGAGGAGGTCCAGAACACCAAGCCTAGGGTGGCGGCGATCAGGCCGAGCACGACGATGTCGTTGCTGATGAGCGCCGTGCGGGCGGGTTCTTGCATGCCGGACTTCCGAAGCGTGAGTGTCCCCGCTTTTACTTCGGATCGGCGCCGCCGGGCAAGGGTCAGTGGTGCGTGCGGTGCGAACGGGCCGCGGACGGGCAAAGCAAATCCCCCCTGCCCCCTTTTTCAAAGGGTCTTAGGAAGCAAAGCTGCCTCATAACGCAGCTATCTTCCTGAAATGAATAAGAAAAATAGGTACTACAGCCGTTCGAAAATCAGCGAGGCCCGATTTCGGGCCCTCGTGCGCTGCTGGGCCCTGGACCTGACCGCGACCAGCACCGCGCAACTGACCGGGTTGAGCGTGCGATCGGTCAACTCGATCTTCCTTGCCTTGCGTCGTGCCATCGCCACCGAATGCGAGCAGCATTCGCCGTTCACCGGCCAGGTGGAAGTCGACGAATCCTTCTTCGGACCGTGGCGCGTGCGCGGCAAACGCGGCCGCGGCGCCGGCAAGAAAACCATCGTCTTCGGCATGCTCAAACGCGGCCAGCACGTCTACACCCAGATCGTCCCCAACTGCAAAACCGCCACGCTTCAGGCCTTAATTCGTGGGCATATTCGCCTGGAGAGCGAAATCCTCTCCGACTGTCTGTCCAGCTACGACGGCCTGGTCGACCTGGGCTATGCCAAGCACTGGCGCATTCGCCACAGCGGCAATCATTTCGCCGAGGGCGACAACCACATCAACGGCATCGAGAGCTTCTGGAGCTTCGCCAAGCGGCGCCTGGCCAAATTCAACGGGGTGCCCAAGGCCACCTTCTACCTGCACCTGAAGGAGTGCGAGTTCCGCTTCAACCACCGCCACGAAGACCTCTACCGGGCGACCCTCAAGTTGCTACGATCCAACCCACTCTGAGGGGCTGTTTGCTTCCTAAGACCCTTTTCAAAGGGGGGAACGGTACGCGAAGCGTGGGCGGTTGCGGTTCGCAAGGGGGGGGACGGCAGCGCGAAGCGTGGGCGGTTGCGGTTCGCAAGGGGGAACGGCAGCGCGAAGCGTGGGCGGTTGCGATTCGCGAAGGGAGCCGTCGGCGCGAAGGGGGTCGTCGGCGCGAAGGGATGGACTGTCGGCGCGAAAGGGTCGGCTGCGGGCTCGAACCGGTGCCCCCTTTGGAAAAGGGGGCCAGCGCCCGGCGCCGGCGGGTTGCTGGGTGGCGTACGGAGCGCGGGGGATTTGCCGTTGCTCGTCTGTCGGCAAGGGCGCGAAAGCAAATCCCCCTGCCCCCCTCTTCAAAGGGGGGAACTGCTTGCGCGGGAGCTCGGGGGACGCGGCGGCCGTAACGGCCGCCGCGCCGATGGCGCTTACTGGCCGATGTGCTGCTTCAACCAGCCGTTGACCGTGTCGTGCCACTGCACGCTGTTCTGCGGCTTGAGCACCCAGTGGTTCTCGTCCGGGAAATACAGGAACTTGGACTCGATGCCCTGGCGCTGCAGCGCGGTGAACACGCCGATGCCCTGCTCGACCGGGATGCGGAAATCCAGCTGGCCGTGGATCACCAGCATCGGCACCTTCCAGTCCTTGACGTGGTTGACCGGGTTGAACTTCTCGTAGCTGGCCGGCTTGTCGTACGGGGTGCCGCCCTGCTCCCACTCGGTGAACCACAGCTCTTCGGTGGCGTAGCCCATCATCCGCTGGTCGAACACGCCGTCGTGGCTGACCAGGCACTTCCACGGCTGCTGCCAATTGCCGGCGATCCAGTTGACCATGAAGCCGCCGTAGGACGCGCCCAGCGCGCAGGCCTTGTCGCCGTCGAGGAAGGCGTACTTCTTCTGCGCCGCGGCCCAGCCCTTCTGCAGGTCTTCCAGCGGGCGGTCGCCCCAGTGCTGGCTGATCGCGTCGGTGAAGGCCTGGCCGTAGCCGGTCGAACCGTGGAAGTCGATCATCACCACCGCATAGCCCTGGCCGGCGTAGGTCTGCGGGTTCCAGCGGTAGCTCCAGCCGTTGCCGAAGCTGCCCTGCGGGCCGCCGTGGATCAGGAACGCGACCGGGTACTTCCTGCCTTCCTGGTAGTTCCACGGCTTGACCACGTAGCCGTGCACGGTGTCGCCGTTCCAGCCCTTGAAGTCGAACTGTTCGAAATCGCCGAACTTCACTCCCGGCAGCAGTTCCGACGCGCTCGGCGTGATCGCGCGCTGCGGCGCGCCGTCGAGGCCGCCGACGAAGATCTGGTCGCCGCTCTTGAGGCTGTTGCGGGTGAAGGCCAGGGTCTTGCCGGCCAGGGCGACCGAACCGACCGTGCCTTCGCCGATCAGCAGCGTCGCCTTGCCGCTGGCGATGTCGACGCCGAACAACGGCTGCTGGCCGAGGTCTTCACTGGTGGTGTAGATGGTCTTGCCGTCGTTGGACAGGACGATGCCCGA includes:
- a CDS encoding IS1595 family transposase — protein: MNKKNRYYSRSKISEARFRALVRCWALDLTATSTAQLTGLSVRSVNSIFLALRRAIATECEQHSPFTGQVEVDESFFGPWRVRGKRGRGAGKKTIVFGMLKRGQHVYTQIVPNCKTATLQALIRGHIRLESEILSDCLSSYDGLVDLGYAKHWRIRHSGNHFAEGDNHINGIESFWSFAKRRLAKFNGVPKATFYLHLKECEFRFNHRHEDLYRATLKLLRSNPL
- a CDS encoding YbdD/YjiX family protein; the protein is MGTALVPASQYQLYKRTWRRLVQTARLCCGVPDYDNYVRHLMEKHPERPIPDYATFFRERQQARYGGGRFGCC
- the corA gene encoding magnesium/cobalt transporter CorA, which gives rise to MTTPDLPQCVINAAAYGRDGKRRDIGLDEISDVLAVDDGSFVWVGLYEPDEGILDKLQEEFGLHDLAVEDAHNAHQRPKIESYGNSLFIAIHTAQKIDNRIRFGETHLFVGPRYLVTVRHGASVSYKNARARMEREPDLLEHGPGAALYSVLDSVVDNFMPIVEGFTLELNELEKDIFAEDFRKDTVQELYDLKRELTRLRMAVSPLQDILGQLARSRGGLIDEEIQLYFRDVLDHAVRINETTDTLREMLTTAVSVNLSLVTVRQGEIVKRLGAWAALLAAPTLIASWYGMNFTHMPELAGQWSYAILIGTVIAVCIVLYFGFKRAKWL
- a CDS encoding S9 family peptidase codes for the protein MTPRHALLPLALTLACASAPAFSLTPAEPQGLQIRDLASMDRFSSPTLSADGRQLVFAKRSVDFAANKSTTSLWIEDLFARDAAPPKRLSPEGWNVNSPAFAPDGKSVYFLSSKNGSSQLYSLPLSGGTPKQITAFDGDVGGYQISPDGKRVAFNAEAYPDCAADLACSKKKLDAAEKSKATGKVFDRMFIRHWDAWNDGRLNRLFVAELPAAGKTVASAKLVSGEVVGDVPSRPFGDSSEYTWSPDSRSLVFNARRADAKEPWSTNFDLYQVGVDGGAAKNLTASNPAWDTGAVFSADGKTLYYRAMKRPGFEADRFALMELDLASGKAREIAPDWDRSASGIVLSNDGKTIYTTSEDLGQQPLFGVDIASGKATLLIGEGTVGSVALAGKTLAFTRNSLKSGDQIFVGGLDGAPQRAITPSASELLPGVKFGDFEQFDFKGWNGDTVHGYVVKPWNYQEGRKYPVAFLIHGGPQGSFGNGWSYRWNPQTYAGQGYAVVMIDFHGSTGYGQAFTDAISQHWGDRPLEDLQKGWAAAQKKYAFLDGDKACALGASYGGFMVNWIAGNWQQPWKCLVSHDGVFDQRMMGYATEELWFTEWEQGGTPYDKPASYEKFNPVNHVKDWKVPMLVIHGQLDFRIPVEQGIGVFTALQRQGIESKFLYFPDENHWVLKPQNSVQWHDTVNGWLKQHIGQ
- a CDS encoding DUF819 family protein, with protein sequence MQEPARTALISNDIVVLGLIAATLGLVFWTSSRETGLWKKFYTFVPALLLCYFIPGIYNTIGLVDGQNTKLYNPVASRVLLPAALVLLTLTIDLKGVLKLGPKLLAMYAVSSLSVMLGAVVAFLVMRALHPETVAGDTWGGMAALAGSWIGGGANMLAMKEIFQVDATTFGQFAVVDVGVGYVWMAVLIFLASRAEAIDARSGADTSGIEELKRRIESFQAQHQRVTSLTDLAMIVGIAFGVVGLAHALAAPLSAWFGANVSWARTVSLHEPFFWVVAISTFAGLGLSFTRARELEGAGASKIGSLLLYFLIACIGLQMDILALLDKPWLFALGLIWIAVHIAILWGVGRLLRVPLFYFAIGSQSNIGGPASAPVVASAFHPSLAPVGALLGALGYATGTGLAYVVGITLRSLAGAAPV
- a CDS encoding carbon starvation CstA family protein, with product MKGGLGKLGWAALAVLGAFCLGTIALRRGEHINALWIVVAAVSIYLVAYRYYSLFIANKVMQLDPTRATPAVIHNDGLDYVPTNKHVLFGHHFAAIAGAGPLVGPVLAAQMGYLPGLLWLIVGVVLAGAVQDFMVLFVSSRRNGRSLGDLVREEMGRVPGTIALFGAFLIMIIILAVLAMIVVKALAESPWGMFTVIATIPIAVLMGVYMRYIRPGKIGEISIVGLVLLLAAIWYGGKVAADPVLGPAFTFTGTQITWMLIGYGFVAAVLPVWLVLAPRDYLSTFLKIGTIVGLAIGIFIVMPDLRMPALTQFTDGNGPVWKGGLFPFLFITIACGAVSGFHALISSGTTPKLLANESHMRYIGYGGMLMESFVAIMALVAASVIDPGVYFAMNSPAALVGSDVHAVSQTISGWGFSVTPEVLEATAKDIGEHTILARAGGAPTLAVGIAQILHNVLPGENTMAFWYHFAILFEALFILTAVDAGTRAGRFMLQDLLGSFVPALRRTEAWGPNLLATAGCVALWGYFLYQGVVDPLGGINTLWPLFGIANQMLAGIALMLCTVALFKLKRDRYAWVTIVPTAWLLICTSAAGLIKIFDGNPAVGFLAQANKYSAAIAKGEVVAPAKSIEQMQQIMVNSYVNTGLTALFLFVVFSVLAYSIGAVLKARANPQRSDRESPYVALKPHEMGNI